A genomic region of Zea mays cultivar B73 chromosome 6, Zm-B73-REFERENCE-NAM-5.0, whole genome shotgun sequence contains the following coding sequences:
- the LOC118472148 gene encoding uncharacterized protein, protein MEEMVAAPIQDGQQPKSPTEVVSNVLPGSSVFLRNVGLKSASQKSSTTTVSAKVQQLQDELETEKQEKDGLREEVETLKAQAQASQETIDSMKRSMEENNNLLRQLLSFNRGQVPPS, encoded by the coding sequence ATGGAAGAAATGGTAGCAGCACCAATTCAGGATGGACAACAACCAAAATCTCCTACAGAAGTTGTTTCTAATGTGCTACCAGGCTCCAGTGTGTTCCTACGCAATGTTGGTCTTAAGTCTGCATCCCAGAAAAGCTCCACAACGACTGTTTCTGCAAAGGTTCAACAACTTCAGGATGAACTCGAGACCGAGAAGCAAGAAAAAGATGGCCTTCGGGAAGAAGTGGAAACCTTGAAGGCTCAAGCACAAGCATCTCAGGAGACCATTGATAGTATGAAGAGGTCGATGGAAGAAAATAACAACCTCCTTCGTCAACTATTAAGCTTCAATCGAGGCCAAGTGCCTCCATCATAA
- the LOC100281942 gene encoding uncharacterized protein LOC100281942, which yields MHAAMADDEQQQAAAYACVPPGFRFHPTEEELVGYYLARKVASQKIDDLDIIREVDLYRIEPWDLQVQERCGYYGGGQDQEEPTEYYFFSYKDRKYPSGTRTNRATAAGFWKATGRDKPVLSSSSSGVVIGMRKTLVFYRGRAPNGRKTDWIIHEYRLQSNEHAPAQEEGWVVCRAFHKPMPNHHHHMIRHAAASCCYYYPAPAAAPPAAGLPPHNGHLHLHSPSAESAVDWNLLSSLLPPGQLDFVHHTLTPPPASSPSSCSTTTTTTTTRNNNNE from the exons ATGCATGCAGCAATGGCGGACGATGAGCAGCAGCAGGCAGCAGCATATGCGTGCGTGCCGCCAGGGTTCAGGTTCCACCCGACGGAGGAGGAGCTGGTGGGGTACTACCTCGCCAGGAAGGTGGCTTCCCAGAAGATCGACGACCTCGACATCATCAGGGAGGTGGATCTCTACAGGATCGAGCCATGGGATCTCCAGGTCCAGG AGAGGTGCGGCTACTACGGCGGCGGCCAGGATCAGGAGGAGCCGACGGAGTACTACTTCTTCAGCTACAAGGACCGCAAGTACCCGAGCGGCACGCGCACCAACCGCGCCACCGCCGCCGGCTTCTGGAAGGCCACGGGCAGGGACAAGCCGGTGctctcctccagcagcagcggcGTCGTCATCGGCATGCGGAAGACGCTGGTGTTCTACCGCGGCCGCGCGCCCAACGGCCGCAAGACGGACTGGATCATCCACGAGTACCGGCTGCAGAGCAACGAGCACGCCCCCGCGCAGGAGGAAGGATGGGTCGTCTGCCGCGCCTTCCACAAGCCCATgcccaaccaccaccaccacaTGATCAGGCACGCCGCCGCTTCCTGCTGCTACTACTatcctgcccctgctgctgcgccTCCCGCCGCCGGTCTGCCGCCGCATAATGGCCACCTGCACCTCCACAGCCCCTCCGCGGAGTCGGCGGTGGATTGGAACCTGCTGAGCAGCCTGCTACCGCCCGGGCAGCTGGATTTCGTCCATCACACGCTGACACCGCCGCcggcttcttctccttcttcctgctCCACGacgaccaccaccaccaccaccaggaaCAATAACAATGAATGA